The following coding sequences lie in one Armatimonadota bacterium genomic window:
- a CDS encoding Gfo/Idh/MocA family oxidoreductase: MSNGAIDRRDFIKGAAASMALLFAAEELFAAEGATETAVAGPPVKFGVVGIGQWGREILSTLSKMPSAQITAICDTYEPFLNKGKEIAPNAGTFTDFKKVLESPDVEAVIVATPTHLHKDIVISALQAGKHVYCESPLASTIEDAKAIAMAAQGAKQVFYAGQQGRSNLLYKHVSNFVKAGVLGNTAMVHAQWHKKDSWRRMAPTPEREAELNWRISNKTSVGLVGETGIHHLDLANWYLNSLPTAVIGFGSIINWNDGRDVPDTIQCIFEYPQNVRMIFSATLANSFSNAYTLFQGSNSSLMMREKRAWMIKEADSPLLGWEVYAKKEQCFDETGICMVADSTKLLEAGKEPSKEGSVEPTKEALYCALENFTRSIREGSKPACGALEGYQAAVVAIKANEAILSGTKISYQPDWFELK; encoded by the coding sequence ATGAGCAATGGAGCAATTGATCGGCGAGATTTCATTAAAGGTGCAGCAGCTTCAATGGCACTTCTTTTTGCTGCAGAGGAACTTTTTGCAGCAGAAGGGGCAACTGAAACCGCGGTAGCAGGACCGCCAGTGAAGTTCGGAGTTGTCGGAATTGGCCAATGGGGAAGAGAAATTTTATCAACACTTTCTAAAATGCCCTCAGCACAAATAACGGCAATTTGCGATACCTACGAACCCTTCCTAAATAAAGGAAAGGAAATTGCACCAAATGCTGGAACTTTCACTGATTTCAAGAAAGTGTTGGAATCGCCTGATGTCGAAGCCGTTATTGTAGCAACTCCAACTCACCTGCATAAAGACATAGTAATTTCGGCTTTGCAAGCCGGCAAGCATGTCTACTGTGAGTCGCCACTTGCTTCAACCATAGAGGATGCAAAGGCCATTGCGATGGCCGCACAGGGAGCAAAGCAGGTATTCTATGCTGGACAGCAAGGGCGGTCGAACCTTCTTTACAAGCATGTCTCCAACTTTGTAAAGGCCGGCGTTCTCGGAAATACTGCAATGGTCCATGCCCAGTGGCACAAGAAAGATAGCTGGCGACGCATGGCTCCAACACCCGAACGCGAGGCAGAACTCAATTGGAGAATTTCCAATAAGACTTCTGTTGGCCTAGTTGGAGAAACAGGAATTCACCATCTAGATTTAGCAAATTGGTATCTTAACTCGCTACCCACCGCTGTAATCGGGTTTGGCTCAATAATAAACTGGAATGATGGCCGCGATGTACCTGATACGATACAGTGTATCTTTGAATATCCACAGAACGTGCGCATGATATTCTCAGCCACGCTAGCCAACTCATTCAGCAACGCGTATACACTGTTCCAGGGAAGCAATAGCAGCCTTATGATGCGCGAGAAACGAGCTTGGATGATAAAAGAAGCAGACTCACCCTTGCTTGGATGGGAAGTATACGCCAAGAAAGAACAATGCTTCGACGAAACCGGCATTTGCATGGTCGCTGATTCGACTAAACTGCTTGAAGCAGGCAAAGAACCAAGCAAGGAAGGTTCAGTTGAACCAACCAAAGAAGCTTTATATTGCGCGCTAGAGAATTTTACCAGGAGCATCCGAGAAGGTTCCAAACCAGCCTGCGGAGCACTCGAAGGCTACCAAGCAGCGGTGGTCGCCATCAAAGCTAACGAGGCAATCCTATCGGGGACTAAAATTTCCTACCAGCCAGACTGGTTTGAGCTAAAATAA